One window of Flavobacterium dauae genomic DNA carries:
- a CDS encoding T9SS type A sorting domain-containing protein, translated as MKQKIHIPTLSSRGNEGSHFQIPKLLNFQILLFSIFCSLFSISVWAQQPQPYEWEWAMNGGSSLGGTGANNIDDEQIYDIKVGSDGNYYFIASIFGTGQHNNAQLDGVTVPTNNTPSGPEDIFLFSTDCEGGVRWSQAIGGGSSDRAYNLVLDSEDNVYIGGYFGSGVTNSAGTFPVRFSPTDSLPSSGSQNVVSDYHKKIFLVKYDKDGDYQGKKALQGNVDLFNSGAQILDLAISNDTLHFIVGLQGGTHLDNQVTVPSTVTTQYHLAKYDTDLNYVSSMVLPVADGTAFPAGTSRFVYDESNNTYYIAGKRRGSPLMPLTYDGQAIVNQSFIIAIDGSDGSKKWIREIYTNGGNPTNNITSLIVDEDSNVYIGGKLFRYYNDIVNIYDPAGTYTYPIPFTPDIWTNLFFVTKFDTDGTVEWIKTPTDFAPGSQDNSAQTAKGLAVNGNEVALGTCESNFEWDGLYLDQIPNAQRQNYRGDPTLLRLDKSTGMAVELNTIKGGSTEYEYMTAIAADNDGNYITGGTFTANANLFMNNNLGINPLISTGEADFFVAKLANSECGSGLSTDDFNALSFNVYPNPTTGVINVETTEQLSAFTIYDATGRLIRQSMFDGSNQINLENTSNGVYFIRIVTVEGNAGTVKVVKR; from the coding sequence ATGAAACAAAAAATACACATACCCACCCTGTCATCCCGAGGTAACGAGGGATCTCATTTCCAAATTCCCAAATTATTAAATTTCCAAATTCTTCTATTCTCTATTTTCTGTTCTCTATTTTCAATATCCGTTTGGGCTCAACAACCCCAACCGTATGAATGGGAATGGGCAATGAATGGAGGCAGTAGCTTAGGCGGAACCGGAGCTAATAACATTGATGATGAACAAATCTACGATATAAAAGTAGGAAGCGATGGAAATTACTATTTTATTGCTTCAATTTTTGGAACGGGACAGCATAACAACGCACAGCTTGACGGAGTAACCGTACCAACAAACAATACACCTTCCGGTCCGGAGGACATTTTTTTATTTTCCACTGATTGCGAGGGAGGTGTACGCTGGAGTCAGGCAATAGGCGGAGGATCAAGTGACAGGGCATATAATTTAGTACTGGACAGCGAGGACAATGTATATATTGGTGGGTATTTTGGTTCAGGAGTTACCAATTCAGCAGGAACTTTTCCCGTTCGTTTTAGCCCAACGGATTCTTTGCCTTCTTCCGGAAGCCAAAACGTTGTGAGTGATTACCACAAAAAAATTTTTTTAGTAAAATATGACAAAGATGGGGATTATCAGGGTAAAAAAGCCTTACAGGGCAATGTAGATTTATTTAATTCCGGTGCACAAATTTTAGACCTTGCTATAAGTAACGATACCTTACATTTTATAGTTGGTTTACAAGGCGGAACACACTTAGACAATCAGGTAACTGTTCCCAGTACAGTAACTACTCAGTACCATTTGGCAAAATACGATACTGATTTGAACTATGTTAGCAGTATGGTTTTACCTGTTGCAGATGGAACGGCTTTTCCTGCTGGAACTTCTCGTTTTGTCTATGATGAAAGTAATAACACATATTATATAGCCGGAAAAAGAAGAGGTTCACCACTTATGCCCTTAACGTATGATGGGCAGGCTATTGTAAACCAATCATTTATTATTGCGATTGATGGAAGTGACGGCAGTAAAAAATGGATAAGAGAAATTTACACCAATGGAGGTAATCCTACGAATAACATTACCTCTTTAATTGTTGATGAAGACTCTAATGTTTATATTGGAGGAAAACTTTTTCGGTATTATAACGATATAGTAAATATTTATGATCCTGCGGGAACTTATACTTATCCTATACCATTTACCCCTGATATTTGGACTAATTTATTTTTTGTTACCAAGTTTGACACCGACGGAACAGTGGAATGGATAAAAACACCGACAGATTTTGCCCCAGGTAGCCAAGATAATTCAGCTCAAACGGCTAAAGGATTGGCGGTTAATGGTAATGAAGTGGCATTGGGTACATGTGAATCTAACTTTGAATGGGATGGGCTTTATTTAGATCAAATTCCAAATGCTCAACGGCAAAATTACAGAGGGGATCCAACCCTCTTGCGTTTAGACAAAAGCACTGGAATGGCAGTTGAGCTTAATACTATTAAAGGTGGTAGTACTGAATACGAATATATGACTGCCATAGCAGCAGATAATGACGGCAATTATATTACAGGAGGTACTTTTACTGCCAATGCTAATCTGTTTATGAATAATAATTTGGGCATAAATCCATTAATCAGTACAGGCGAAGCCGACTTTTTTGTGGCAAAGCTGGCAAACAGCGAGTGTGGTTCGGGGCTAAGTACTGATGATTTTAATGCATTATCGTTTAACGTATATCCAAACCCTACTACGGGTGTCATCAATGTGGAAACCACAGAACAGTTGTCTGCCTTTACCATCTATGATGCCACCGGAAGACTGATACGCCAAAGTATGTTTGACGGCAGTAACCAGATAAATCTTGAAAACACCAGTAACGGTGTCTATTTTATAAGAATCGTTACCGTAGAGGGCAACGCCGGGACGGTTAAGGTGGTTAAGAGGTAG
- a CDS encoding PKD domain-containing protein encodes MAKTTILPVIRALGIMLIVLWSLGIKAQTAHNPVLTWDQEVGCIDYDDKGERDFYDLIEQIKAGVCLRVCEYSTVNYSFSADGLVSVDWQVTGGNLQSSSNTGATVEWGSNGNGSMTLTITYDDDTVDVLTVCVEKVLSPKAYFEVDGPEPQQREFCTFVPISFNNLSDDNGGSAIVNYLWDFGDGTTSSLFEPTHAYDNPGTYTIVLTVTNSCNCSSYYKWEVNIMDAKEFEISCPSVVCEGAHETYTVNDGCDGGEWKVIGGDIVADYGTSIEVVWNQVDPADGFGYVSYLSHCSCPVWTTVKVPVILRRGLIQGPTIICQGEQGRFTLPQWPATEFEWMIDGDPYHPMLVHTDQRNEIVVDGAVPGDYVLSVNYRNTLIDDGNCVGSAEIRFSVTEKPVILTDDELTNCQGTDLNFHIQSGITVDWEIQLNGSVVYTHTGSTMSYSFPNAGTHVITAGSAGCWSDPVTVEIVETPVITGSISGENNVCLDTPYTYTLSEEEPGFIYVWSVDNGDIIGDNTGAQADIQFTSSPATVSVVKQVASNGIVCESEPVEFDVTEMVVNPVIINDSGLAEFCPSSTAEFTVDLGGVVADHITWSIRSSTNATNFGSIINGINSTTATVGFNEISTSANGILQVDVVKCGQTFTDTYIIKLIENPVLTIGTIDDICPLDTGQVPVPITVTPMPATTPIPIKVLIDGVDQGSYDYFGGGTLNIDNNFGNNSNSNISRTVTLQLDLCSYSSSVSQNVIVYPETELYISPNYSYVVCPTSYGSIDLTATVSTGITASTVFEWYKVPSTTPIPGANSENYSITGANPGGTYYLKVKDQNGCWVQSDNIYVIEDCGGDPGPGGCTISPDPNASASAEWTDCNTIYTDLDYDYPPTSITWTGSTHLTPAGGQTTDNATFTTTVPGAHVVTAYLNYSGCTIVKSYTVEKNYEAKMSTEITCNGDGTYNVTLHNHSLTYNAGSVGPLEFTYSGPGVPTGTSGDSVLLTGVLPGTYTYTMYVNGAPSSGTPECEVSVTVTLDPEPNPNFSLTPLDYCSDEVITLSIPGGYVAGNTYEWSFNSTSFFASGTNTDIQLPGGDYPIWLKITTPYGCIYETPVANRPTIHINEADFEEGAIVPDDGDFCDNSSVIPLSFIPASGDPVPSDIIWMKGNIEVGTGMTYQPTESGSYWPVLIDADGCKSYIMAEHAVNYALRQPPFASISGSTSMCQGESTTLIGITTDDTVEHRWVGPSLPSGYGTWVAGNTNKVLDLSGLGSGTYTYMFETRAGTDPNCTNSFTATVEVHPQVTTPVINYNVAGCDPYTIQLTASGPSTGTYNWSNGMTGQTIEVTHGGAYSVTYTETTGCSATGFIQAPHNPERTLWVVPSGCYTVCDAYLIGPLGMYDNYKWEVNTMVTQTGSNTFIPNQPVNTGGSYQLFIAQDGCVYGSNIPDITIDIERCPQQPCNFKPLFRLMEIIPGGFMYYVELTNPTGSPIAVHLSSFNGYGTFVPSVLVLNPGFNSFVVEFYVNGTYMPGVADMFVVSGPDCQDVVDVRLPETQGLTLVEPASLVLSPNPSHDTTVVTYSTGTEYDNAQSIKVYDIMGLQRYNEKVSGTDGNITLDVSRFIPGTYIITLEADGKRIATEKLIKK; translated from the coding sequence ATGGCAAAAACTACCATTCTGCCCGTCATACGGGCATTGGGCATCATGCTGATTGTCCTGTGGTCTTTAGGTATAAAGGCTCAAACAGCACACAACCCCGTCCTGACCTGGGATCAGGAAGTAGGGTGTATTGACTACGACGACAAGGGAGAACGTGACTTCTATGATCTGATTGAACAAATTAAAGCAGGCGTTTGTCTTCGCGTTTGTGAGTACAGCACTGTAAACTACAGCTTTTCCGCCGACGGTCTTGTCAGTGTTGATTGGCAGGTTACCGGAGGTAACTTGCAAAGCAGCAGCAATACCGGAGCCACTGTCGAATGGGGCAGTAACGGCAACGGAAGTATGACACTTACCATTACCTATGACGACGATACCGTTGATGTACTCACGGTTTGTGTAGAAAAAGTGCTTAGTCCGAAAGCCTATTTTGAGGTTGACGGACCGGAACCACAACAACGTGAGTTCTGTACATTTGTCCCGATTTCATTTAACAACCTTTCCGATGACAACGGCGGATCTGCCATTGTCAATTACCTTTGGGATTTTGGCGACGGTACTACGTCCAGCCTTTTTGAACCTACCCACGCTTATGATAATCCGGGTACTTATACCATTGTACTTACCGTGACCAACAGTTGCAATTGCAGTTCTTATTACAAGTGGGAAGTTAATATTATGGATGCCAAAGAATTTGAGATTTCCTGTCCTTCTGTGGTTTGTGAAGGAGCTCACGAAACCTATACTGTAAATGACGGCTGTGACGGTGGCGAATGGAAAGTAATTGGCGGCGATATTGTTGCTGATTACGGAACATCTATTGAGGTAGTCTGGAATCAGGTTGATCCGGCAGACGGTTTTGGTTATGTAAGTTATCTTTCACATTGCTCTTGTCCGGTCTGGACGACGGTTAAAGTTCCCGTAATATTAAGAAGAGGACTGATACAGGGACCAACCATTATCTGTCAGGGCGAACAGGGACGCTTTACGCTTCCACAGTGGCCCGCAACAGAATTTGAGTGGATGATAGACGGCGATCCGTACCACCCGATGCTGGTTCATACCGACCAACGCAATGAAATTGTTGTGGACGGAGCAGTTCCGGGCGATTACGTATTATCTGTGAATTATAGAAATACGTTGATAGACGACGGAAACTGCGTGGGATCAGCTGAAATCAGATTCTCTGTTACTGAAAAACCGGTTATTTTAACCGACGATGAACTTACTAATTGCCAGGGTACGGACTTAAACTTCCATATTCAAAGTGGTATCACGGTAGATTGGGAAATCCAGTTAAACGGAAGTGTTGTATATACCCACACCGGCTCTACAATGAGCTATAGCTTTCCAAATGCCGGCACACACGTGATTACAGCGGGTTCTGCGGGTTGCTGGTCAGATCCGGTAACAGTGGAAATAGTAGAAACACCTGTTATAACAGGTTCCATCAGCGGAGAAAATAATGTGTGTCTGGATACACCTTATACCTATACGCTTAGCGAAGAAGAACCCGGCTTTATTTATGTATGGAGCGTGGATAACGGGGATATTATCGGAGATAATACCGGAGCACAGGCAGACATACAGTTTACCAGTTCCCCGGCAACGGTAAGCGTGGTAAAACAAGTGGCAAGCAACGGCATCGTTTGTGAATCCGAGCCGGTAGAATTTGACGTTACCGAAATGGTTGTTAATCCGGTCATCATCAATGACAGCGGGTTGGCGGAGTTTTGTCCTAGTAGTACAGCTGAGTTTACCGTTGATTTAGGTGGTGTAGTGGCAGACCATATCACGTGGAGTATCCGAAGCAGCACCAACGCCACCAATTTCGGAAGTATCATCAATGGAATTAACAGCACAACGGCAACCGTAGGCTTTAACGAAATCAGTACCTCGGCAAACGGAATCTTACAGGTGGACGTGGTTAAGTGCGGTCAGACTTTTACCGATACTTATATTATTAAGCTGATAGAAAATCCGGTATTGACTATCGGTACGATAGACGATATTTGTCCGTTGGATACCGGTCAGGTTCCTGTACCGATAACCGTAACACCAATGCCAGCAACCACCCCAATACCAATTAAGGTATTGATAGACGGTGTTGATCAAGGCTCTTATGACTATTTTGGAGGTGGAACTTTAAATATTGACAACAATTTCGGCAACAACTCCAACAGCAACATTTCCAGAACGGTTACCCTTCAGTTAGACTTGTGTAGTTACAGTAGCTCAGTTTCACAGAATGTAATTGTATATCCGGAAACGGAGCTGTACATTTCGCCGAACTACAGTTATGTAGTGTGCCCGACCAGTTATGGTTCTATTGATTTAACAGCAACGGTATCAACGGGAATTACGGCTTCTACTGTATTTGAATGGTATAAAGTTCCGAGTACAACCCCAATACCAGGGGCTAATAGCGAAAATTACTCCATTACCGGAGCTAATCCGGGCGGAACTTATTATTTGAAGGTAAAAGACCAAAACGGTTGTTGGGTACAATCTGATAACATCTATGTGATAGAAGACTGTGGCGGCGATCCCGGACCGGGAGGTTGTACGATTTCGCCAGACCCTAATGCCAGTGCATCGGCTGAGTGGACAGACTGTAATACCATTTATACTGATTTGGATTACGATTATCCGCCTACTTCAATTACATGGACGGGCAGTACGCATCTGACACCTGCCGGCGGACAGACCACAGACAATGCTACCTTCACCACAACGGTGCCGGGAGCACACGTGGTAACGGCATACCTGAATTACAGTGGCTGTACTATTGTAAAATCGTACACGGTTGAGAAAAACTATGAAGCCAAAATGTCCACGGAAATAACCTGTAACGGCGATGGTACTTATAATGTGACCCTGCACAACCATTCACTGACCTATAATGCAGGCAGTGTGGGACCTTTGGAATTTACTTATTCCGGACCGGGTGTGCCGACAGGAACTTCAGGAGACAGCGTGTTACTGACCGGCGTATTACCGGGTACTTATACCTATACCATGTATGTAAACGGAGCCCCGTCAAGCGGTACACCAGAGTGCGAGGTTTCGGTAACAGTAACCTTAGACCCGGAACCGAATCCGAACTTCTCACTTACACCATTGGATTATTGTTCAGACGAAGTGATTACATTAAGCATACCGGGTGGTTATGTTGCAGGCAATACCTATGAGTGGAGCTTTAACAGTACCTCATTTTTTGCCAGTGGAACGAACACAGATATTCAGCTTCCTGGAGGAGATTACCCAATCTGGTTAAAAATTACAACCCCTTATGGTTGTATATATGAAACTCCGGTAGCCAACAGACCAACGATTCATATCAATGAAGCTGATTTTGAAGAAGGAGCTATTGTTCCGGATGATGGCGATTTTTGTGACAACAGCAGTGTAATTCCATTAAGTTTCATTCCGGCAAGTGGAGATCCTGTTCCTTCGGATATCATCTGGATGAAAGGCAATATAGAAGTAGGTACAGGAATGACCTACCAGCCTACCGAAAGCGGCAGCTATTGGCCCGTATTGATTGATGCAGACGGTTGTAAAAGTTATATAATGGCTGAACATGCTGTGAATTATGCACTGCGTCAGCCACCGTTTGCCAGCATCAGTGGCAGCACCAGTATGTGCCAGGGCGAAAGCACCACGTTAATAGGTATTACGACCGACGACACGGTAGAACACCGCTGGGTTGGACCGTCACTGCCTTCGGGCTACGGAACGTGGGTAGCTGGTAACACCAACAAAGTACTGGATTTAAGCGGACTGGGTTCGGGTACGTACACTTATATGTTTGAAACCCGTGCCGGAACCGATCCGAATTGTACCAACAGCTTTACGGCAACGGTAGAGGTACACCCGCAGGTAACCACACCGGTTATCAATTACAATGTGGCGGGTTGCGACCCGTACACCATACAGCTTACTGCTTCCGGACCAAGTACAGGAACGTACAACTGGAGCAACGGTATGACCGGACAAACGATAGAAGTAACCCACGGCGGGGCGTATAGTGTAACCTATACCGAAACCACCGGATGTAGTGCCACCGGATTTATCCAGGCACCGCACAATCCGGAACGTACCTTGTGGGTGGTTCCTTCGGGCTGTTATACAGTTTGTGATGCCTACCTGATCGGACCATTGGGTATGTACGACAACTACAAATGGGAAGTAAACACTATGGTTACCCAAACAGGCAGTAACACGTTTATCCCTAACCAACCGGTTAATACCGGAGGTTCTTACCAGTTGTTTATTGCGCAGGACGGTTGTGTTTATGGCAGCAATATTCCGGATATCACGATTGATATTGAAAGATGCCCGCAGCAACCTTGTAATTTTAAACCGTTGTTCAGGTTGATGGAAATTATTCCTGGTGGATTTATGTATTACGTGGAACTGACAAACCCAACGGGTAGTCCGATTGCGGTGCACCTGAGCAGCTTTAACGGTTACGGAACATTTGTACCGTCTGTGCTGGTGCTTAATCCGGGATTCAACTCTTTTGTAGTGGAATTTTACGTGAACGGTACTTATATGCCAGGCGTAGCCGATATGTTCGTGGTAAGCGGACCGGATTGTCAGGACGTCGTAGATGTAAGATTACCGGAAACGCAAGGTCTGACATTGGTAGAGCCGGCATCTTTGGTACTTTCGCCAAACCCTTCGCACGATACCACTGTGGTTACGTACAGCACGGGTACGGAATACGATAATGCCCAAAGCATTAAGGTATATGACATTATGGGCTTACAGCGATACAATGAAAAAGTAAGCGGAACAGACGGAAACATTACGCTGGACGTAAGCCGTTTTATACCGGGTACTTATATCATTACGCTGGAAGCAGACGGCAAACGCATTGCGACCGAAAAATTGATTAAGAAATAA
- a CDS encoding response regulator transcription factor, producing the protein MLKIAITDDHTLFRKSLGLLIRDFKDMEVVLEAGHGVELLEKLKENNSVDILLLDLQMPVMNGFETAKKIKEHYPDIKILILTLMNDVDTIAKVLQLDVHGFFTKNTPPNELQQAIRNLEDDGFHFEKSLHPLIIEATTNPKFNLSRESEHPNFTESELNIIEHFAQGLKAKEIADILNISSRTVEVHKQNILGKSDFDSMITVVAYCYHHKIIKTEDILSKINKH; encoded by the coding sequence ATGCTGAAAATAGCCATAACAGACGATCACACGTTATTTAGAAAATCACTCGGTCTCTTAATAAGGGATTTTAAAGATATGGAAGTCGTTCTTGAAGCAGGTCACGGAGTAGAATTACTCGAAAAGCTGAAAGAAAACAACTCTGTCGATATATTATTATTGGATTTACAAATGCCTGTAATGAACGGATTTGAAACCGCCAAAAAAATAAAAGAACACTATCCCGACATTAAAATACTTATTTTGACATTGATGAATGATGTGGATACCATAGCAAAAGTATTGCAATTAGATGTTCACGGCTTTTTTACAAAAAATACACCCCCGAATGAATTGCAGCAGGCGATTCGGAATTTGGAAGATGATGGTTTTCATTTTGAGAAAAGCCTGCACCCTTTAATCATTGAGGCTACAACAAATCCAAAGTTCAATTTATCGAGGGAATCAGAACACCCGAACTTTACTGAATCAGAACTTAATATTATTGAACATTTTGCACAAGGACTGAAAGCAAAAGAAATAGCAGACATCTTAAATATCAGTAGTCGCACGGTAGAGGTACATAAACAAAACATCTTAGGAAAAAGCGATTTTGATTCAATGATTACAGTGGTTGCCTATTGCTACCACCACAAAATCATAAAAACAGAAGATATACTGTCAAAAATAAATAAACACTGA
- a CDS encoding sensor histidine kinase: MENETGLKIFFWIVTAIMLFSVITVLLVMVLYNKRTYRMKQKESEILLKATLEAERQERKRIAADLHDDISGNLNALQNLVTILYDKQQDPFNKEILYETSSMLSNTLKSVQNISYNLMPPMLESYGLIPTLKSYFKRIEKLHTVEVIQKYQTEDIPISSSDAYELYRTIQELTTNMIKHGKSDRIILSVSAENKTLLFEICDNGHSFDFYRSSKETTGMGLKNIASRILNANAKLKQLPVEKGNKIQIFLDININRE, encoded by the coding sequence ATGGAAAATGAAACTGGCTTAAAGATTTTCTTCTGGATTGTAACTGCCATTATGTTGTTTAGTGTCATCACAGTTTTGCTGGTAATGGTGCTTTACAACAAAAGAACATACAGAATGAAGCAAAAAGAATCGGAAATTTTGCTAAAGGCAACTTTAGAAGCAGAAAGGCAGGAACGCAAACGTATAGCAGCAGATTTGCACGATGATATCAGTGGGAATCTGAATGCTTTACAAAATCTCGTCACTATTTTATACGACAAACAACAAGATCCATTCAATAAAGAAATACTTTATGAAACATCTTCCATGCTTTCCAATACCCTTAAAAGTGTTCAGAACATCAGTTATAATCTCATGCCTCCCATGCTTGAAAGTTATGGATTGATACCTACTTTAAAAAGTTATTTTAAACGGATTGAAAAACTTCACACTGTAGAAGTGATACAAAAATACCAAACCGAAGACATACCAATTTCTTCTTCCGATGCCTATGAATTATACCGTACCATTCAGGAACTTACAACAAATATGATTAAGCACGGAAAATCAGACCGGATTATTTTATCGGTATCAGCGGAAAACAAAACACTGCTTTTTGAAATCTGTGACAATGGACATTCATTTGACTTTTACAGAAGTTCAAAGGAAACAACGGGTATGGGGCTGAAAAATATTGCTTCCCGTATTTTGAATGCCAATGCAAAACTGAAACAGTTGCCGGTGGAAAAAGGAAATAAAATACAGATATTTTTAGACATAAATATTAATCGGGAATAA
- a CDS encoding thioredoxin family protein produces the protein MEKSVFYHAGCPVCISAEHDIINLIGADNVEVVHLGEVRNRIDEAEKAGVKSVPALVTPNGNVLHINFGASIADVKG, from the coding sequence ATGGAAAAATCAGTTTTTTATCACGCAGGCTGTCCTGTTTGCATAAGTGCAGAACACGACATCATTAACCTTATTGGTGCTGACAATGTAGAGGTAGTTCACCTTGGTGAAGTGCGAAACAGAATTGACGAAGCAGAAAAAGCAGGTGTAAAATCTGTTCCCGCTTTGGTTACACCAAACGGAAATGTGTTGCACATCAACTTTGGTGCTTCTATCGCTGATGTAAAAGGTTAA
- a CDS encoding DUF2024 family protein has translation MQVAVWDTYVTKKDGTIMHFDIIAPTEISNTIVIYNYGKEYLKTKGQQGQPLTSKECRFCHIETVKPQWENEIREKGYFIYEMENCE, from the coding sequence ATGCAAGTAGCAGTCTGGGACACCTATGTAACGAAAAAAGACGGAACAATAATGCACTTTGATATTATTGCACCAACAGAAATAAGCAACACAATTGTAATATACAATTACGGCAAAGAATACCTTAAGACAAAAGGGCAGCAAGGGCAACCGCTGACTTCAAAAGAATGCCGGTTTTGCCACATTGAAACGGTAAAACCACAATGGGAAAATGAGATCAGGGAAAAAGGATATTTCATTTATGAAATGGAAAATTGTGAATAA
- a CDS encoding MarR family winged helix-turn-helix transcriptional regulator, whose translation MDKSDFDLVHQNQSTESKIVASFERVAQAFRVLLWQESKEFSLSPIQVQVLIFLLHHSEEKRKVSYLANEFNMTKATISDTIKTLEQKELISKEYEQHDTRSYIINLTKKGKDIADKTSFFTKEIRTPIDKLHQDDKDNLLLSLLNIIRHLNQSEVITIQRMCMSCSYYQSSDKGQKHFCTLLNQDLHIADLRIDCPEHELKV comes from the coding sequence ATGGATAAATCAGACTTTGACTTAGTACACCAAAACCAAAGCACCGAAAGTAAAATTGTAGCATCGTTTGAACGGGTTGCACAGGCTTTCCGCGTATTGCTATGGCAGGAAAGCAAGGAATTTTCCTTAAGTCCTATCCAGGTTCAGGTACTGATCTTTTTGCTTCATCACAGCGAAGAGAAAAGAAAAGTAAGCTATCTGGCTAACGAATTTAATATGACTAAAGCCACGATTAGCGATACAATTAAAACACTGGAACAAAAAGAACTGATAAGCAAAGAATATGAGCAGCACGACACAAGAAGTTATATCATTAACCTGACAAAGAAAGGCAAAGATATAGCGGATAAAACATCGTTTTTCACCAAAGAAATCCGCACACCTATTGACAAATTACATCAGGACGACAAAGACAATCTGCTGTTGAGTTTGCTCAACATTATACGGCATTTAAACCAATCGGAAGTAATTACCATTCAGAGAATGTGTATGTCTTGCTCTTATTACCAATCATCAGACAAAGGGCAAAAACATTTTTGCACATTGCTTAATCAGGACTTGCACATTGCAGATCTGCGAATTGATTGTCCAGAACACGAATTAAAAGTATGA
- a CDS encoding helix-turn-helix domain-containing protein → MKVELITKDDLESFKKELFEEIRRNRFHFKKTDEAQKEWLKSYEVRKLLGISAGTLQNLRLKGTLPYTKVGGLMYYRYEDIRKLMDGV, encoded by the coding sequence ATGAAAGTAGAGCTTATCACAAAAGATGATTTGGAAAGTTTTAAAAAAGAGCTTTTTGAAGAAATCAGAAGAAACAGATTCCATTTCAAAAAAACGGACGAAGCCCAAAAGGAATGGCTGAAAAGTTATGAAGTAAGAAAACTTTTGGGAATTTCAGCAGGCACACTGCAAAATCTCAGATTGAAAGGAACGTTGCCTTACACCAAAGTTGGTGGACTGATGTATTATCGTTATGAAGATATCCGAAAATTGATGGATGGTGTATAA